A window of Triplophysa dalaica isolate WHDGS20190420 chromosome 7, ASM1584641v1, whole genome shotgun sequence contains these coding sequences:
- the LOC130425740 gene encoding gastrula zinc finger protein XlCGF8.2DB-like, with amino-acid sequence MMEVNKNIQHGVKDAYEKHQPLDGAPDTGEKPHACLQCGKTFITTSRLKIHMRIHTDKKQFGCIQCGKTYTVSRHLKGHLRTHTGMKPHACLQCGKTFTQTSHLKTHMRIHTGMKPHACLQCGKTFTQTSHLKTHMRIHTGEKPHTCLKCGKSFTNKCNLKTHMRIHTGEKPHACLQCGKSFTNTSHLKTHMRIHTGEKPHTCLQCGKTFTQTGSLQSHMRIHTGEKPHACLQCGKTFTRPGSLTQLKIHMRIHTGEKPHACLQCGKTFTRSGCLKSHMRIHTGEKPFGCI; translated from the exons ATGATGGAAGTGAATAAGAACATTCAACATGGAGTAAAAGATGCTTATGAGAAACATCAACCTCTGGACGGAGCTCCtgacaccggagagaaacctcacgcatgtctacagtgtggaaagacttttataACCACGAGTCGCCTAAAGattcacatgagaattcacaccgacAAGAAACAATTTGGATGcattcagtgtggaaagacttatACAGTCTCAAGACACCTTAAGGGACATTTGAGAACTCACACCGGAATGAAACCTCatgcatgtctacagtgtggaaagacttttacacaaacaagtcaccttaaaacacacatgagaattcacaccggaatgaaacctcacgcatgtctacagtgtggaaagacttttacacaaacaagtcaccttaaaacacacatgagaattcacactggagagaaacctcacacatgtctaaagtgtggaaagagttttacaaataaatgtaaccttaagacacacatgagaattcacaccggagagaaacctcatgcatgtctacagtgtggaaagagttttacaaatacaagtcACCTTAAAacgcacatgagaattcacactggagagaaacctcacacatgtctacagtgtggaaagacttttacacaaacaggaagccttcagtcacacatgagaattcacaccggagagaaacctcacgcatgtctacagtgtggaaagacttttacacgCCCAGGAAGCCTTAC TCAACTAAAGattcacatgagaattcacaccggagagaaacctcatgcatgtctacagtgtggaaagacttttacacgCTCAGGATGTCTTAagtcacacatgagaattcacaccggagagaaaccatTTGGATGCATttag